In Pedobacter sp. WC2423, the following are encoded in one genomic region:
- a CDS encoding serine hydrolase: MTKQQSNDMTNRRILNWKRNIIVLSVFFETLFCSCILFAQDTSSFKVNDKLIIKKEFDQQINKMLVGAGIPGISVAIIDGGQIVYSNAYGYKRIKSQDLVDKNTLFEACSLSKSFVVYMANQMADEHKLDLDKPLYEYLKYPLLEHDKRYKLITARMVLGHASGLENWKEDHNPDSLEILADPGTEYIYSGEGYQYLAKVIESLRKESYEDYTEKMIIKPLNLERTYVAFNAEGTNPSNYAIGHDIFEKEVNKLKNTTPIPASGINLTAKDYAKLIISLFDEHRFSANRIKEMKNPVIKEHADNPSLFYGPGFEILRTDKDTLMLHGGDNFGFKGFVCYSITHKRGLVFLANSDRGKSLTKKLCEMTVGFDIDDYFKNDYKSQYPSTAIELLNTYLQQGEDQMTSRLMALIKKSDGKIGDKILNELGRQFIFHDNAIARKLLNENIKLYPKSAFAYYLLGHIDMMENDFRTAHKNLVMAKELNYTNDPVDPDIKVCEEKINLN, translated from the coding sequence ATGACAAAACAACAATCAAATGATATGACTAATCGACGAATCCTCAACTGGAAAAGAAACATAATTGTGCTCTCTGTTTTCTTTGAAACTTTGTTCTGCTCCTGCATATTGTTTGCACAGGATACTTCTAGTTTCAAGGTGAATGACAAACTGATAATAAAAAAGGAATTTGACCAGCAAATAAATAAAATGCTTGTAGGAGCGGGAATACCCGGTATTTCAGTGGCAATTATTGACGGAGGACAGATTGTATATTCGAACGCTTATGGATATAAAAGAATCAAGAGTCAAGATTTGGTAGACAAAAATACTTTATTTGAAGCTTGCTCACTGAGTAAAAGTTTCGTGGTTTATATGGCTAATCAAATGGCAGATGAACATAAATTGGATCTGGATAAGCCATTATATGAATATTTGAAATACCCTTTGCTGGAACATGATAAAAGATATAAATTAATTACTGCCAGGATGGTATTAGGACATGCATCAGGCCTTGAAAACTGGAAAGAAGATCATAATCCTGATAGTCTTGAAATTCTCGCAGATCCTGGTACTGAGTACATATATTCTGGCGAAGGATACCAATACCTTGCCAAGGTGATTGAATCATTGCGTAAAGAATCTTATGAGGATTATACTGAAAAGATGATTATAAAACCGTTAAATCTGGAACGGACATATGTGGCATTTAATGCGGAAGGAACCAACCCTTCTAACTATGCAATTGGACATGATATTTTTGAAAAAGAAGTAAATAAATTAAAAAATACTACTCCAATACCTGCTTCTGGAATAAATCTTACTGCAAAAGATTATGCTAAACTTATAATTTCCCTATTTGATGAACACCGTTTTTCTGCGAACAGAATTAAGGAGATGAAGAATCCAGTTATAAAAGAGCATGCTGATAATCCGTCTTTGTTTTATGGACCTGGTTTTGAGATTCTGCGTACCGATAAAGATACGCTGATGCTGCATGGTGGAGACAATTTTGGATTTAAAGGATTTGTCTGTTATTCTATTACTCATAAAAGAGGATTAGTATTCCTTGCGAATAGTGATCGTGGAAAGTCTCTCACAAAAAAATTATGTGAAATGACTGTAGGATTTGACATCGATGATTATTTTAAAAACGATTATAAGAGTCAATATCCAAGTACTGCTATTGAACTGCTTAACACATATTTGCAGCAGGGTGAAGATCAGATGACTAGTCGGCTTATGGCGCTGATTAAGAAATCCGATGGTAAAATAGGGGATAAAATTCTAAATGAATTGGGAAGGCAATTCATCTTCCATGATAATGCTATAGCCCGAAAGTTATTGAATGAAAATATAAAATTATACCCTAAATCGGCATTTGCTTATTATTTGCTTGGTCATATTGATATGATGGAAAATGATTTCCGTACTGCACACAAAAATCTGGTTATGGCCAAAGAACTGAATTATACGAATGATCCTGTCGATCCGGATATTAAGGTTTGCGAAGAGAAAATCAATTTAAATTAA
- a CDS encoding FecR family protein, which translates to MTDHKFTELLSEKLSGEISADDDQDFMAMLAENEDYKYEYESLNTYFQQQDLPYENIDIIFNQIKERINIVGPVHKPIFNSRSAIQRFRQWYSIAAIFLFGLCTFLVYQFFNANTQADKGTPIAWKKTYTPTRQTTALVLADGSKVTLNAKSEIKYPISFKGRTREVYLSGEAFFEVEKDHRHPFIVHTKNISIKVLGTTFDVKSYNDEHATETTLLTGKVEITLNKRPGKHILLNPTDKFILLHAVDNSMKHLNGDIYSIKPMTYYKDDKNTILETSWMSNRLLFRNETFFLLSQRLSRWYDVTFVFESDKLKDAKFTGEFERETLPEALKALQVVTPFEYKIQGKTIYLYVVK; encoded by the coding sequence ATGACTGATCACAAATTCACTGAATTACTTAGCGAAAAATTATCGGGTGAAATATCCGCTGATGATGATCAGGATTTTATGGCAATGCTTGCAGAAAATGAAGATTACAAATATGAATACGAATCTTTAAACACTTATTTTCAGCAGCAAGATCTTCCGTACGAAAATATTGATATTATATTTAACCAAATAAAAGAGAGAATTAATATCGTTGGCCCCGTACATAAACCGATTTTTAATTCAAGATCAGCTATACAAAGATTTAGGCAATGGTACAGCATTGCAGCCATTTTCCTTTTTGGACTTTGTACATTCTTAGTTTATCAATTTTTCAATGCGAATACTCAAGCAGATAAGGGTACACCTATTGCCTGGAAAAAAACATATACTCCAACTAGACAAACCACAGCATTGGTGCTTGCTGACGGGAGTAAAGTCACACTAAATGCTAAAAGTGAAATCAAATATCCTATTTCATTCAAAGGCAGAACAAGGGAGGTTTATTTAAGTGGTGAAGCATTTTTTGAGGTAGAAAAAGATCACCGGCATCCTTTTATTGTACATACAAAAAATATAAGTATAAAAGTTCTGGGAACCACTTTTGATGTGAAATCATATAATGACGAACATGCAACTGAAACGACCTTACTTACAGGGAAAGTAGAGATCACGCTGAATAAGAGACCAGGAAAACATATTCTGCTCAATCCCACTGATAAATTCATATTGCTCCATGCAGTGGACAATAGTATGAAACATCTGAATGGAGATATATACAGCATCAAACCAATGACTTACTATAAGGATGATAAGAACACCATCCTTGAAACATCATGGATGAGTAATAGGCTTCTGTTCAGAAATGAAACTTTTTTCTTACTCAGCCAGCGTTTATCCCGATGGTATGATGTAACTTTTGTTTTTGAATCTGACAAACTAAAGGATGCTAAGTTTACTGGCGAATTTGAAAGAGAGACCCTGCCAGAAGCCCTTAAAGCACTACAAGTCGTTACCCCTTTCGAATATAAAATACAAGGAAAAACTATCTATCTTTACGTTGTGAAATAA
- a CDS encoding RNA polymerase sigma-70 factor: MKPDLSPLWTKICLEDDVKAFEALYYLLFNRLIKFCIYYIGKKEVAEEIVSDILVKCWENRKSETVILNLETYLFTAVRNQSLKYIKKNSHFHLVEIEPSNEFQFMHHANPEKELENKELHYKLDQAIAKLPQQARIIFKLIKENGMKYKEVAEILEISPRTVQTQLFRAIDKLRISLKTYHHIYTKNIKSDNTLKLIVLIFFYIFFNSCKQF; encoded by the coding sequence TTGAAACCTGACTTATCTCCCTTATGGACAAAGATTTGCTTGGAAGATGACGTTAAAGCGTTTGAAGCTTTATATTATCTTTTATTCAACCGGCTTATTAAATTCTGTATTTATTACATAGGAAAAAAAGAAGTTGCTGAAGAGATTGTTTCTGATATTCTTGTCAAATGCTGGGAAAACAGAAAATCGGAAACCGTAATTCTCAATCTTGAAACTTATCTTTTTACTGCTGTCAGGAATCAGTCCCTGAAATATATTAAGAAAAATTCCCATTTTCATCTGGTAGAAATAGAACCCTCCAATGAATTTCAATTTATGCATCATGCAAATCCTGAAAAAGAATTGGAGAATAAAGAATTGCATTATAAATTAGACCAGGCGATTGCCAAGCTCCCGCAGCAAGCCAGAATAATTTTTAAGTTGATTAAAGAAAATGGAATGAAGTATAAGGAGGTTGCAGAAATTCTGGAGATCTCACCAAGAACGGTACAAACACAACTATTCAGAGCAATAGACAAATTAAGAATAAGTCTTAAAACATATCACCATATTTATACAAAAAACATAAAGAGTGACAATACACTGAAATTAATAGTTTTAATATTTTTTTACATATTTTTCAATTCTTGTAAGCAATTTTAA
- a CDS encoding SusC/RagA family TonB-linked outer membrane protein, whose product MKTVVKLLIFFALQVTLNAYSQKKVTLKLKSADFEKVIDAIQNQTSYHFIYSEDRIPSKKINIKVKDKDVFSLLDQLLQGTFFTYKILENNLIAIKPLTQNKSVRIIRGKVIDENSVAIARTSVKVKGTHSSTKTDNNGEFSITAAPYSILILSQVSYHYREFPVKENTTVEISMRPLQNDLDEVLITALNIPKEERKIGYAISAIDGYSLTKARESNIINALEGQVAGLNISSVNGGPGSSARILLRGAASITAGSPLFVVNGVPIDNTQRGSANEYGGPDYGDGISNINPDDVETITVLKGSAASALYGARAANGVILITIKSARKNSGTAIEYNTNLSFDKAINNTDFQYIYGQGTQNKRPETVAAAVASGLYSWGEKLDGRPVIQFDGNKYPYSAVKDNIQKFYRMAPVFTNTVSISHGGQHGSIHLSASNLNQQSIIRNGSLDRKTVNLYTIHELSKKLSVTFNGNYIREYNKNRSYLSDGPLNTNYGIAALATNINQAILAPGYNLSTGAETPWNDDEYKTNPYFTLNKQADYSSRNRFISSAAAKYKFNDWIYLQARMGYDVSNDNILSIVPTGAAFSVNGEGAINAMKKSRISELNSDLLLAINRNLAEDLNLDISIGTNFRKREVESNGLMGSRFIIPYLYTSSNLVTTINNNTFAKIVTESAYYTADLNYKNYLNISATGRYDVYSTLPRNNRGIFVPGVSASFIFSDLLKLKGLNYGKLRAGFAKTSGEPIQPYTTQTYYYTTSDVNGVPLGNFSRDLPNYNLRPFTLNEFETGINLKMFNNRLFFDFTYFHRTTNNEIINAKQSVTSGFTSAYVNLGKTRNSGIEILLQGIVIDHKDFKWRVGFNISHIDNKLLSIDGSSQYTLAGTYRPLNAYTAMVVGKPVTQIMAYDYLKDSKGNIVIGADGIPVRGALKAMGSTLPNIYGGFNNNFYYKNFSFSMLIDFKYGNRILSATENYSYVFGLNKATLEGRETGIVASGVHLDGTVNTINVPAYNYYPQLATNISALSVLNGSFIKLRQVTLGYTIPAHHLKRTPFSAISIDLIARNIFTLVKYTKNIDPESEFASSLNYAGIEGASFPAIRTFGINVNFKF is encoded by the coding sequence ATGAAGACCGTAGTAAAACTGCTGATTTTTTTTGCATTGCAGGTTACCCTGAATGCCTATTCACAAAAAAAGGTAACACTGAAATTAAAATCTGCAGATTTTGAGAAGGTAATTGATGCCATACAAAATCAGACTTCTTATCATTTTATCTATAGCGAGGATCGGATACCTTCCAAAAAAATCAATATCAAAGTTAAGGATAAAGATGTTTTTTCTTTACTTGACCAGCTTCTGCAAGGTACATTTTTCACCTATAAAATATTAGAAAATAACCTGATTGCTATCAAACCGTTAACTCAAAACAAATCTGTCAGAATAATCAGGGGAAAAGTGATTGATGAGAATTCAGTTGCTATAGCCAGAACATCTGTTAAAGTCAAAGGTACTCACTCAAGTACAAAAACAGATAACAACGGTGAATTTTCTATTACTGCAGCACCATACTCTATCCTTATATTAAGCCAGGTTAGTTATCATTACAGGGAGTTTCCTGTAAAAGAAAATACAACTGTTGAAATCTCTATGCGCCCTTTACAAAATGACCTCGACGAGGTACTGATTACAGCCTTAAACATTCCAAAAGAGGAGCGTAAGATTGGCTATGCCATATCTGCTATTGATGGATATTCTTTGACAAAAGCCAGGGAATCAAATATCATCAATGCGCTGGAAGGCCAGGTAGCAGGTTTAAATATCAGTAGCGTAAATGGCGGGCCGGGTTCATCTGCACGAATATTACTCCGTGGAGCGGCAAGCATAACTGCCGGCTCTCCATTATTTGTAGTTAACGGAGTTCCCATTGACAATACACAGCGTGGAAGTGCAAATGAATACGGAGGCCCGGATTATGGTGATGGGATTAGTAATATAAACCCGGACGACGTAGAAACCATTACTGTATTAAAAGGTTCTGCAGCTTCAGCATTATATGGAGCCCGTGCGGCAAATGGTGTAATTCTGATTACAATAAAAAGTGCAAGAAAGAATTCTGGTACAGCCATAGAGTATAATACTAATCTATCATTTGATAAAGCGATTAACAATACAGATTTTCAATATATATACGGTCAGGGAACACAAAATAAGAGACCAGAAACCGTTGCAGCAGCTGTTGCATCTGGTCTGTATAGCTGGGGAGAAAAGCTGGACGGTCGGCCAGTAATCCAATTTGACGGCAATAAATACCCCTATTCTGCGGTAAAAGATAATATTCAGAAATTTTACAGAATGGCTCCGGTTTTTACAAATACCGTTTCAATAAGCCATGGTGGACAACATGGGAGCATTCATTTATCAGCTTCTAACCTTAATCAGCAGTCTATTATCAGGAATGGTAGTTTGGATAGAAAAACTGTCAATCTTTACACTATTCACGAGCTTAGCAAGAAACTGAGTGTCACTTTTAACGGGAATTACATCCGCGAATATAATAAGAACAGATCTTACCTGAGTGATGGTCCTTTAAATACAAATTATGGCATAGCCGCATTAGCTACAAATATTAACCAGGCTATATTAGCACCCGGATATAATTTAAGTACCGGCGCAGAAACACCGTGGAATGACGATGAGTATAAAACCAATCCATATTTCACACTGAATAAACAAGCAGATTATTCGAGTCGTAATCGATTTATATCCTCAGCAGCAGCCAAATACAAATTTAATGACTGGATTTATTTACAAGCCAGAATGGGTTATGATGTGAGCAATGATAATATATTAAGCATTGTACCAACCGGTGCTGCTTTTTCTGTAAATGGAGAAGGTGCTATTAATGCGATGAAAAAGTCCAGAATATCAGAATTAAACAGTGATTTATTATTAGCTATTAATAGAAATCTGGCCGAGGACCTTAATCTTGATATTTCTATAGGAACTAATTTCCGAAAACGGGAAGTAGAGTCCAATGGACTGATGGGATCCAGATTTATTATTCCTTATTTGTATACCTCTTCAAATCTTGTGACTACAATTAATAACAATACTTTTGCCAAAATTGTAACTGAATCAGCTTACTATACTGCTGATCTGAACTATAAAAATTATTTAAATATTTCTGCGACTGGCAGATATGATGTGTATTCTACACTACCCCGCAACAATCGCGGAATATTTGTACCTGGTGTCTCAGCGAGTTTCATATTTTCTGATCTGTTGAAATTAAAGGGACTGAATTACGGTAAATTAAGAGCAGGTTTTGCAAAAACCAGCGGAGAACCTATACAGCCTTATACTACACAAACTTATTACTATACAACGAGCGATGTAAATGGGGTTCCGTTGGGTAACTTCTCAAGAGACTTGCCCAACTATAATCTGCGGCCTTTCACACTAAACGAATTTGAAACAGGTATTAATTTAAAGATGTTTAATAACCGCCTATTCTTTGATTTCACTTATTTCCACCGTACCACTAATAATGAAATTATTAACGCGAAACAATCTGTTACTTCTGGCTTTACTTCTGCTTATGTTAATTTAGGCAAGACACGAAATTCGGGTATTGAGATACTTTTACAAGGTATAGTGATTGATCATAAAGATTTCAAATGGAGAGTGGGTTTTAACATCAGCCATATTGATAATAAGTTATTATCAATTGATGGTTCTAGCCAATATACGCTGGCAGGCACATACAGGCCATTGAATGCCTATACAGCCATGGTAGTTGGAAAGCCGGTTACGCAAATCATGGCTTATGATTACTTGAAGGATTCAAAGGGAAATATAGTTATTGGCGCTGATGGTATTCCTGTACGTGGAGCTCTGAAAGCTATGGGAAGTACGCTGCCAAATATTTATGGTGGATTCAATAACAACTTTTATTATAAGAATTTCAGCTTTTCCATGTTAATTGATTTCAAATATGGAAACAGGATTTTATCAGCAACAGAAAACTATTCTTACGTATTTGGCCTGAATAAGGCAACTCTCGAAGGCAGAGAGACAGGTATAGTGGCATCTGGGGTTCACCTCGATGGTACAGTAAATACAATCAACGTACCTGCCTATAATTATTATCCGCAGCTAGCGACAAATATTTCAGCATTATCCGTACTGAATGGTAGTTTTATCAAATTGAGACAGGTTACTTTAGGTTATACAATTCCTGCGCATCATCTAAAGAGAACGCCTTTTAGTGCCATTTCTATTGATCTGATTGCCAGAAATATATTTACACTGGTCAAGTACACGAAAAATATTGATCCGGAATCTGAGTTTGCTTCCAGCCTGAATTATGCTGGTATAGAGGGAGCATCTTTTCCCGCTATCCGAACTTTCGGTATAAATGTCAATTTCAAATTTTAA
- a CDS encoding glycosyltransferase yields MKESPSDQQAKVDKYAGPGSDILLLETYPAHELPYDGLSGFFNVVKNIGTIIKDTKHTSGAKVLVCGIAPFYEDRLSVQNTNIIFTTFESDEVPLHWVESINRYHHCIVPHEAIKVKFESSGVITPISVIHQGYYRYKRGQMLKKKPKEFNVGFLGIPVNRKNMLKLYDACKQLQASAIPEIKLHVHVSYFYDWLDTTPFKRIQSDEMIVWTSGNLSAEEVSDWYYKLSCYVFPSSGEGWSYTPRESMYLGIPTIITDIPVHKELIDSGFCKVIRTSGIEPADFNGATHGFWAKVEANEIKTSILDVYNRYDYFHTQALSGAAWIENEWFNENVVTRLKDLIVDL; encoded by the coding sequence ATGAAAGAATCACCGTCCGATCAACAAGCAAAAGTTGATAAATATGCTGGCCCTGGAAGCGATATTCTGTTGTTGGAAACGTATCCTGCTCATGAATTGCCATATGATGGTTTATCCGGATTTTTTAATGTGGTTAAAAATATCGGAACCATTATTAAAGATACTAAGCATACTAGCGGGGCGAAAGTATTAGTTTGTGGGATAGCTCCATTTTATGAAGATAGATTATCTGTACAAAACACCAATATTATCTTTACAACTTTTGAATCTGATGAGGTTCCTTTACACTGGGTAGAATCAATTAATAGATACCATCATTGTATTGTCCCACACGAAGCTATCAAAGTTAAATTTGAGAGCTCAGGTGTCATTACTCCAATTTCTGTAATACATCAGGGATATTACCGTTACAAACGCGGTCAGATGTTGAAAAAGAAGCCGAAGGAATTTAATGTTGGTTTCCTGGGAATTCCTGTTAACAGGAAAAATATGTTAAAGTTATATGATGCCTGTAAACAATTACAAGCATCAGCTATACCCGAAATTAAACTTCATGTACATGTGTCCTATTTCTATGATTGGTTAGATACCACTCCTTTTAAGCGTATTCAAAGTGACGAGATGATTGTCTGGACTTCAGGTAACCTTAGCGCTGAAGAGGTTTCTGATTGGTATTATAAGTTATCTTGTTATGTCTTCCCATCCAGTGGTGAAGGCTGGTCTTATACCCCAAGAGAAAGCATGTACTTAGGAATACCTACAATTATTACGGACATTCCAGTTCATAAAGAACTTATTGATAGTGGTTTTTGTAAAGTTATCCGTACTTCCGGAATTGAACCTGCTGATTTTAACGGAGCTACTCATGGCTTCTGGGCTAAGGTTGAAGCTAATGAAATTAAAACTTCAATATTGGATGTCTATAATCGCTATGATTATTTTCATACACAGGCTTTATCTGGTGCGGCATGGATAGAAAATGAATGGTTCAATGAGAATGTGGTCACGAGGTTGAAGGATTTAATCGTGGATTTATAG
- a CDS encoding aspartate/glutamate racemase family protein, translating to MGAFENDITIGLVGGMGPQAGLSLFNYILHKTKAKVDQDHLSTILMSFPKHIVDRTAFLNGSELINPALNIAEVIKKLEMAGAVVIGIACNTSHAPEIYDVILKELDKVDSQVSLVHMPLEACRSIAEIHPAARRIGLLTTNGTHYSGLYADLLKKMGYDVILPDDDLQNDVIHRMIYDTEYGLKTNVKVVTKEVRELMETAMAFFNEKGTDVIILGCTDFSIMNTPDVFKDIRVIDSSEALANALVREAANYSNKMSIKETFFNIR from the coding sequence ATGGGAGCATTTGAAAATGATATAACAATTGGATTAGTTGGGGGAATGGGGCCGCAAGCCGGACTTTCACTTTTTAATTATATACTTCATAAAACCAAAGCGAAGGTTGATCAGGATCACTTATCAACAATTCTGATGTCCTTTCCAAAACATATAGTCGACAGAACTGCTTTTTTAAATGGGAGCGAGCTAATTAATCCAGCATTAAATATTGCTGAGGTCATTAAAAAGTTGGAAATGGCAGGTGCAGTTGTGATTGGGATTGCTTGTAATACCTCACATGCTCCTGAAATATACGATGTAATTTTAAAAGAACTAGATAAAGTAGATAGCCAGGTCTCTTTGGTCCATATGCCTTTAGAAGCATGCAGATCAATTGCTGAAATTCATCCGGCCGCCCGCAGAATTGGATTACTAACGACTAATGGGACACACTATTCTGGTCTATATGCAGACTTGTTAAAGAAAATGGGATATGATGTAATTCTGCCCGATGATGATTTGCAAAATGACGTGATTCACAGGATGATTTATGACACAGAATACGGATTGAAAACGAATGTTAAAGTGGTTACAAAAGAAGTTCGGGAACTAATGGAAACTGCAATGGCTTTTTTCAACGAAAAAGGTACAGATGTAATTATTCTTGGTTGTACAGATTTTTCAATCATGAATACTCCGGATGTGTTTAAGGATATAAGAGTGATAGATTCTTCGGAGGCACTTGCAAACGCATTGGTTAGAGAAGCCGCTAATTATAGCAATAAAATGAGTATAAAAGAGACATTTTTTAATATAAGATAA
- a CDS encoding SusD/RagB family nutrient-binding outer membrane lipoprotein yields MKKVYLLLLSFLIVTEFGCSKAQLDKINTDPTKLPGESYNPDELLSTAQFKSSNKGYYQLLYQSTMMQLLASTYLYYNNGDKYVNAGSFTDYQGRIFEEGYADASTIREMQRLAKEKDPVKYSNLISIGDIMFVLILQRITDTYGDVPYSQASKAREGIKYPKYDKQEDIYNSMLTDLDKAINNLDPAKLKPTADLFYQGDIAKWKKFGYSLMLRVAMRLTKIAPDKAKLWAEKASTGAFSDVSDNALVMTDESNLDGQNGTSLALRTVSDYREVRWSKTLIDELKKNKDPRLGVIAEVPQNGLANNMNENLAGNIDPAVQIGLPNGYDLLDGGYDISKYAAYPGGTGAGSDFAPLGKYSRPRTSVYLKLGGPNFVMTYAETEFLLAEAKVRGWNVPGTAAGHFANGLRAALESLSKLDKLAIIPEEVINPYVLKRPLDESSQEKALEMINTEYWVTTGTTFNFIESWLNWKRSGYPLLIPVNYPGNVTNGTIPRRLIYLSTEILNNTDNFKEAVSRLPGGDLLTSRIWWDR; encoded by the coding sequence ATGAAGAAGGTATACTTACTCCTGCTGAGTTTTTTAATAGTTACCGAATTTGGTTGCAGCAAAGCACAACTGGATAAAATCAATACAGATCCGACAAAATTACCCGGAGAATCTTATAATCCGGACGAATTGCTTTCTACCGCACAGTTCAAATCTTCTAATAAGGGATACTATCAATTACTTTATCAGAGTACAATGATGCAGCTTCTGGCCTCTACTTATTTATATTATAATAATGGTGATAAATATGTAAATGCCGGGAGCTTCACAGATTATCAGGGCAGAATATTTGAGGAAGGTTATGCAGATGCTTCTACAATCAGGGAGATGCAGCGTCTTGCTAAAGAGAAAGATCCTGTTAAGTATTCAAATCTAATCAGCATTGGTGATATCATGTTTGTATTAATTTTACAACGAATTACAGATACTTATGGGGATGTACCCTATTCACAGGCCTCGAAAGCAAGAGAGGGAATTAAATATCCAAAGTACGATAAACAAGAAGATATCTATAATTCAATGCTGACTGATCTGGATAAAGCAATTAATAATTTAGATCCCGCAAAACTAAAACCGACGGCCGATTTATTTTATCAGGGAGATATTGCTAAATGGAAGAAATTCGGGTATTCGCTTATGTTGAGAGTAGCCATGCGTTTAACGAAGATTGCACCTGACAAAGCAAAATTATGGGCAGAAAAGGCTTCAACAGGTGCATTTTCTGACGTTAGTGACAATGCGCTTGTTATGACCGACGAATCAAATCTGGATGGTCAGAACGGCACTTCTCTGGCTTTGCGAACGGTTTCCGATTATAGGGAGGTAAGGTGGAGCAAAACCTTAATTGATGAATTGAAAAAAAACAAAGATCCCCGGCTGGGTGTGATTGCCGAGGTTCCTCAAAATGGACTCGCCAACAATATGAATGAGAATCTTGCTGGAAATATTGATCCTGCCGTTCAAATTGGGTTGCCTAATGGTTATGATTTATTGGATGGCGGATATGACATCAGCAAATACGCAGCATACCCTGGAGGGACAGGTGCAGGCTCAGATTTTGCACCGCTGGGAAAATATTCAAGACCAAGAACTTCCGTTTATCTGAAGCTTGGAGGCCCCAATTTTGTTATGACTTACGCAGAGACAGAATTTTTACTGGCCGAAGCTAAAGTAAGAGGATGGAATGTTCCTGGTACAGCGGCCGGGCATTTTGCAAATGGCTTGAGGGCCGCCCTAGAATCCTTGTCTAAACTGGATAAACTAGCTATAATACCTGAAGAGGTGATCAATCCTTATGTACTCAAACGGCCCCTGGATGAATCGAGCCAAGAAAAAGCACTTGAAATGATCAATACGGAATACTGGGTAACCACTGGTACTACGTTTAATTTTATAGAGAGTTGGTTAAATTGGAAAAGATCAGGTTATCCCCTCCTGATCCCTGTTAATTATCCAGGGAATGTGACGAATGGAACAATCCCGAGAAGGCTAATCTATTTATCTACGGAGATTTTGAATAATACTGATAATTTTAAGGAAGCTGTGAGCAGATTACCGGGAGGAGATTTACTAACTTCAAGAATTTGGTGGGATAGATAA
- a CDS encoding cupin-like domain-containing protein — MIDNITDIVEMRELASKLFSAIPGIKDAGSIDIMEVKNLNAHDFKTKFLDKNTPCLIRSAVRHWPAVDKWKKQKYWVNTCDNREITIIPNINFFDLTKRMENSVNLSFHDAIERLFNNVDRTFSIPGQYIGESTLYSGLKDDIKGFSFLPFLAKPLWDREKSLFIYRRAATTWHVHYCDETLMCQVNGTKIVALISPNHSRPSYVTDFLENELYLRGQLMDQNLNLEPKIVEVTEGDALYIPPGWFHCVIPKDAEIGFTLACNFRSPLHINGNLSNYFTRKLYKKAWAVPSLKIKMIIPIYLFTAMCSYYLKKIIRL; from the coding sequence ATGATTGATAATATAACAGATATTGTTGAAATGAGAGAATTGGCGAGTAAATTGTTTTCAGCAATACCAGGAATTAAAGATGCCGGGTCAATCGATATTATGGAAGTAAAGAACTTGAATGCGCATGACTTTAAAACAAAATTTCTTGATAAGAATACTCCATGTCTTATAAGAAGTGCAGTAAGACATTGGCCTGCTGTAGACAAATGGAAAAAGCAAAAATATTGGGTTAATACGTGTGACAATAGGGAGATCACAATTATTCCAAACATTAATTTTTTTGATTTAACAAAAAGGATGGAAAACAGCGTGAACTTATCATTCCATGATGCTATTGAGAGACTATTTAATAATGTTGATCGTACGTTTTCAATTCCTGGTCAATACATCGGTGAAAGTACGCTATATTCTGGATTAAAAGATGATATTAAGGGTTTTTCATTTCTTCCATTTCTTGCTAAGCCACTATGGGATAGGGAAAAATCTTTGTTTATTTATCGTAGGGCTGCTACTACATGGCATGTGCACTATTGCGATGAAACACTCATGTGCCAGGTTAACGGGACTAAGATTGTTGCTTTAATATCACCCAACCATTCCAGACCGTCCTATGTTACGGATTTCCTGGAAAACGAATTGTACTTAAGAGGTCAGTTAATGGATCAGAACCTAAACTTGGAGCCAAAAATTGTAGAAGTTACGGAAGGGGATGCTTTGTATATTCCTCCGGGCTGGTTTCACTGTGTTATTCCTAAAGATGCGGAAATAGGATTTACCCTTGCATGCAATTTCAGAAGTCCATTACATATAAATGGAAACCTTTCTAATTATTTTACCCGTAAACTTTATAAAAAAGCATGGGCCGTGCCTTCGTTAAAAATCAAAATGATAATTCCTATTTATCTGTTTACCGCTATGTGTAGTTATTATTTAAAAAAGATTATAAGGTTGTAG